In the genome of Microplitis demolitor isolate Queensland-Clemson2020A chromosome 5, iyMicDemo2.1a, whole genome shotgun sequence, the window CTGcatttataaacatatatttttttatattatgaaaatccTATTTAGTATGAGATATCTTTTATGAGAATTAAATGCGAATTTACATTAACTAATATAACAAGTCATATAACACGTTTCAAGTTATGTAAATATTGATAGTGATATTTAATTTCGTACTGACAATTAAAAGGATTATGGTCTTAAGACTACTGAATACTCATTAAAAATGTcctaaatgtattttaatgCCAAGGTCTTAGGATGcggacatttttttattttaaacggCGGTATTGGGTTACttagtttagtttttttttttttttttttttttcatacaatgTTTTAAGGGCGTTGTCAGATAGCCTCCCCTCTTCCACTTTTTAAGAATATCCAATAATTTTCAACGGTCACAAtcgtattcaaattttatatatcagTTGAAAAAAACATGCAATGAAAAATGGGCGGCGTAGTTGTGTTTTTGCCGAGATatggaataaacaaaatttacgtAGAGTTGCTATTGATTGGGAGTTGAGTGAAATTTTGTGAGTGAATTGTAGCCTATACGAAATTTGAGATTTCGAACTATAGTAGACTGAGTAGATTTGATTTTCTTCCCATCGaggatatttggaaaaaaatcaaGAGGTTAAAAGGCGTGGTTATTAGTAGTGGGAGTGTCGGTGTTATTGATACGTGAATTTGTGCGAGAATAAAGGGTCTGCGAGAAACATGGAATGATATcctgatattaaattttttttttatattttatttgctaaaaataatattaaatgacttaaagaaattgaaatttcatgatcctgaagtcagtagacaattaacaattttcggattttttttttcaacaaatcaactacaagcaaaaaaaaaaaaatgcacatgtagacaattaaaaaaactatagatgcagcttttttaaatacttgttttttataagttatcgttttgaaataaaaaaatctaaaaacaaacttccccgtatttttgtttattttaaaatttatttattaaaaagttaacaattaaatatgaaatttaattttacaaaaaagtaggggaaagtaaagtaaaaaaaaatgccagtgatttttatttactatttatatttttttttcgtcacttaatatttaatataaatatcatgcgaaaaaaaaattgaaaatctgagatgtaaattttcaaaaaaattaaattgaattatttttttcaaaaatgtttggattttaaattcttaattcatttaaaaaaaaatttttaacgactcATTATACCCCATTATGTCCATTTTGTCTTCTCATTTTCAAACTGCTCATTTTACCCTGCCGCTCCATTTTCCCcccttttattttactaaattacaatatttcaagtttttcaataaaataaaaaaataaaattcttctaATTCAtcttattaacaaatatttaaaaaattttcccgctattttttaaaattcatcttTGCAATATTTTCATAACCTTTTTTCTCCttcatttaattgaaatattaatttattcataaaaaaaagaattaattcattttcaaatcaaattaccatcaattgattttcaaaaactattcAAATATCAGCAGACCAATCGCCTACTTTCCCGTTTCCATCGAATATTCAAACTTACCATTGGTTGCGCAGAATCTCAAGTTCCAGCCTACTGCGCACCAGCCTTAaatctcaataaaaataaaatatctgcgGCTGCGAGTAGTCAGCACGTGTTGTGTATAACCTAGACTTAAATTTATCAcagaacaaataaataaataaataagcaataataattacaattattatcagtattaaaaattaaattaattaatttcctaaataaaaaataactgtcAAGTGAATGTGcgccaataaataaaatagtgatcAGATCTAACCTAGACAAACtgaaaatggataaaaaaactcattcaCCACGTGTTACTCTAGAAGAATACGGAATTCCAAACGTGtctgaattttcaaatttgcaATTCACAAAATGgagtttagaaaattttcgaaaaaatttaaaaataaatatcgtaAGACAATCTGATGACAAACGAGAACTGGAGTTTGATTTAATCGGTTGTACAGCAGCACTAGCCAATTCATTTCGACGAATTTTATTAAGCGAAGTTCCATCAATGGCTATTGATAAAGTCTACATGTTGAACAACACAAGTTTAATTCAAGATGAAGTGCTTGCGCATCGACTGGGACTTCTGCCGCTCAGAGCAGAtccaaaattatttgaatttcccgcAACAACTGAAACCAGTTCAGccgaagaagaagaagtaaGTGACCAGGATACTTTGAggtatgaattaaaaataatttgcacaCGAAATCCAAATGCACCGAAGGATTCACGTCTCAATAGCGACATGTACCGCAACAGCGAAGTCTACAGCAGTGACATTAAATGGGTACCAATTGGTAGACAGGCAGACATGTATCCTGATGGTGAAAAACAATTCGGAATGCTGGAGCCTGATATTTTAATTGCTAAGCTCATACCAGGTCATGAAATTCATGCTTACATGCATGCTGTCAAAGGTATTGGTAAAGATCATGCTAAATTTTCACCAGTTGCCACTGCATGCTATCGTCTGATGCCAGTAATTCAATTGAGGAAACCGATAACTGGTCAGGATGCTGAGTTACTCAAGACTTGTTTTAGCCCGGGAGTTATTGAGttggttaaaaataaaaagaaaggtGAAGTCGAGGCTCGGGTTAAGGACGCAAGGTATGACAGCTGCTCGAGAAATGTTTTCCGACatgatgtttttaaaaatagtgttAGATTGGAACGTATTCCGGAccattttatattcaatattgAGTCTATTGGCGCGATGCCGCCTGGGTATTTGTTTCTAGAAGCTGTCAAAGTGTTGAAGGGAAAGTGTCGCACCTTTTTAGAGGAACTTGATTCGAtacattaagtttttttttttttacaagatgaagactttattattttatttaattgctttgtaataattgatggtgtaattatttttttttgtatagaaataaaagatttaaaaattattagtgttGGGAGTATTTTAggtaatttaagtaattacatTTTAGTGCTACGGTGGGACAAGTAATTGTTGTTTATGTCTTGTCGGAGGTCATTTTTTTTGGAGAGGAAAGTAGGGTGGTCtggaattaaatatatgttcggatttttttatgggagagtatttaatattaattataatattacatattataaaataaatttttaatagataatgaaattattttttgcgttaaaatacactttttttttatcgatggaaatattttttattgatgaaaaatttttaaaggccagtagaattattttttattgaaaaaataattttaatggataatggaattatttttcattgaaaaaatattttttatggtcgatagaaatatattgtaggaaaaaaaaattttagaggctaatagaattattttttattcaaaatgaaattttaatggataatggaattatttttgagtgtaagaaaaattttaatcgccAACAGAGTAATTTGTcattggaaataaatttttgaagggtaataaaatttttttttattaaaaagcaaATTTTAATAGCTACTAAAATCactttccattaaaaattaaaaattagttaatggAATAgcttatatataaaagttaataaaacaGTGTTTACTatcctattaaaaaaaaaaaaataaaagtaagtaaacaaattttttttctaattattttattacacagaaattatttattaactttattaaatagtttttaataatttttgtcattacATTTATAAgatactctctaaacatgaataagtgaaataattgaatattcactaattctgaGTGGCAACTGaaccactttttgaaattaatggtTCGATTTGCACttggaattagtgaaaatttacttattttcgaTATTCAATTCGAAATTCAATAATGTCGATATTCACAACCCTATTCTCTAGTGAACAAATTCTGATGAATAAAATTCCTATATGTTCTGATATCTATTACAATCGTCAATAAAATGGCAAGATAATAACTCTACTCTATAAacatgaataaatgaaattaatgaatattcacCTATTTAACTTATTCTTTTTTACGGAGTATCCTTTACTtctttattcataaatatctctatatactgaaaaaaagatttatttgaaccAAAGGTATAGTATATTTGGATAtggccaaataaatatttaattgtgagaaagatataatatatttgagtAGTTTACTTACctcaaataaatgaaatatttctgccaaattataaaattatttgaatcaactgTCGTATTTAGTTGTACCTAGTGATGTAAAGCTAAACATGTGCTcgtcattttgaatttaatgtcgATTCCCGcgaaatgagaataaaaaattattaaaaatttgaccaaaaaatgaccgaaaaatttttgacggtCATTTTCCATCTAAGTAGTTGAGCAagccaaatttatttattatcgtcagagtttttggataaattttgttttcaatatttaaaatatttaggttGCATATAAAATAggttgcttttttttttttttttttttttagaggaattttcgtaaaaaagaaaaaaaaatgctcatgaatttttgtgactgaccaaaaaaaaatgacgtcaATTGCTCGTGGTTTGaccaaagttaaaaatgacCGTCATTTTGCATCACTAGTTgtaccaaatatatttatctgtgattaagaaatatttgaaaaaaaaccacaaataaatcaatttatttgggacaaatgtttttttttttcagtgtaccaAATAGGTCTATTCCATAATAAATCTACTCATAAATGAgactatttttgaaaaatatttattgttaatttttttaactcttataTATCGTTATTCTTGAATAACTCTATTCCTAATTATCTATATTTCTAAATATGCCCATTccttaatatcttttttactCGACCTTTACATAgcaaatataaacaataagttgcaataaaaatgtatgtaaaatatattcaaagaatgtttttttcatattgcaagaactaaaacaaaaaaaaattttttaagctgtCCACAGTCCAGGCTGGAGTACCAAGTGTTCCAACTGTCCTGTAGGTCTAAGATGGTCAGCTCCagctttttttcatttagtattttttttttaaatgacccCTCATTTccaaaactttattaaattcactttttatacggcagtaaaatatttaaaaataaaaaaatatgtctaaTGTCCtgcaactaaaaataaaaatttaatttcttccTCATTAATTCCACTGTCTTTAATCTCCCACTTAATTGAAATAATCTTTTCACACCACCACcagcaataacaataaaataaaatcctacaATAGAAAATCGTTCTTCAACCCCAGCCAAGGTCTTAACTAGACCTTAAGAAGCCCCCAAGGTAAACAACCAGAATTACCATCCTTTTGCATGTCcctagtaaaataaaattcccataaaaataaataaacaaatttatcgGTTTTATTTCTCGACGATAAACAAGAGGACAATTAAAGTTCTAATAGGAACATCAAGTGACCCGGGCATTTTAATCCGCTTTCTCTACTCCTGTGTCTCATCcgaaacaataataataaaaagagcTTTTATTGTAGCTCTGAATGAACATCTTTCTCATCGGACTCTTAACTCTCTTACATTACATTAGTAGTTGTCTTCTTTAATACAACTCCAGTACAAGAcacaacataaatataatgcTATGATGGATGAATGAAGTGATTAGCCAGGAGAAATCCTCCTGTTAAATAAACTTGTACGCCCACTCTACTCACTCTTAAAACCACTGATAGACATTGCTTTTCAACGTACCAACAACCAATTAATAAACACACTGAAAGCAAGTGTcggtaatttatatatattattaagaaaatctTGTCCCTCATCACTCTCATTCTCTTTTTAACTctttatatatctttataatataatacatctattaaatatatatatatatatatatatatatatatatatatatatatatagtattattaatatcacaCATTATTTTATAGGCACATTTTATACAAGCCGGAAATACTAACtaaagtattattatcatttaattcatttgatttattttgttctatCGGTTTTCCCATCAGCTAATCGATTATCAATTTATCACATTGACAGCAACCACCAGAGCTGTACGAACgatggaaaataataaattataaaagtgataataaaaaattatgtgcaCTAACAGGaacaaggatttttttttttttaaggaagtTATTGGGCATTggattgttattaattattcaggtGTCTTATCAGCTTGATTATTTCTATGgactttgaattttatttacatttgacGTCtgccatttttttcattagcaTTACTGATTCGttaaaacatatatgtatattagggtggtcgttaaaaattaaattttctcaggcgccctataaaaagcttctttttagtgaaaaaatacgtggggaatttagttttttcattttaagtaaaaagaacacgtgccaggacgatcaaagttcatttttcgatacaatcgtagttttttttaaatatctcatgaaatatgcagattaaaggaaaaaaccataggaacaattttgtaggaaattaaattcttgacaaaaaaggtcatgttcaatttttctaaaaaatgtgtatttatgaagatatttcgaaaaaacgTTTTTCAGATCTGATGAATTGAGCGTTTTAaggattacaaattt includes:
- the LOC103579507 gene encoding DNA-directed RNA polymerases I and III subunit RPAC1; the encoded protein is MDKKTHSPRVTLEEYGIPNVSEFSNLQFTKWSLENFRKNLKINIVRQSDDKRELEFDLIGCTAALANSFRRILLSEVPSMAIDKVYMLNNTSLIQDEVLAHRLGLLPLRADPKLFEFPATTETSSAEEEEVSDQDTLRYELKIICTRNPNAPKDSRLNSDMYRNSEVYSSDIKWVPIGRQADMYPDGEKQFGMLEPDILIAKLIPGHEIHAYMHAVKGIGKDHAKFSPVATACYRLMPVIQLRKPITGQDAELLKTCFSPGVIELVKNKKKGEVEARVKDARYDSCSRNVFRHDVFKNSVRLERIPDHFIFNIESIGAMPPGYLFLEAVKVLKGKCRTFLEELDSIH